Genomic window (Nitrosophilus kaiyonis):
TGATTATATCTTTACTCTCTCTCTTATAACCTCTTAATATAACAAAAACATCTTCATATCTTTTTGCAACTTCAATCAAAAATGGAGTCTTACCACTACCACCGACTGTTAGATTTCCAATAGATATAATGGGAATATCAAAATCTTTTGATTTACAAAGCACTCTTTTTGTAATAACTACTGTGCAATAAATAGCTGTTAGTGGAAGAAATAAAATTGAAACAGCTCTTTGTAAAATAGAAGGGTTATAAAAATACCCCTCTATCCAACTATTTAAATTTTCAAACTTCAAACTTCAAACTTTTATTAAACTCTTGTTTTTGCAACCTCTTTAATCTGCTCTATTACATAATATACATCATCATCACTCATTTTTGCATGAATTGGAATTGACAATATTTGCTGATAGTTTCTTAATGCATTTGGAAAATCATTTACTCTTAAATTATATTTTTGCTTATAATAACTTAATAAATGAAGAGGGATATAATGAAGTCCAACATAAACGCCTCTTTTTACAAGTTCTCTTGCAAATGAATCTCTGTTTTTGTCAATCTTAATTATATAAAGCTGATAAGTATGCTCTCTTTTTTTAATAGGTAAAGAGATATGAGGTGTACCTTCTAGCTCTTTATCATATATCTTTGCTATCTCTTGTCTTCTTTTTATATGCTTATCTACTTTTTTAAGCTGAGCATGATTAAATGCAGCTTCCAATTCACTCATATCATATTTTAAACCTATATCAACTACATCATAGATATATCCTAAACTTCCATCTTTATTCCATTTTCCTGAAACAATAGCATGATTTCTTAAAAGTTTTGCTCTCTCTTCAAGCTCATCATTATCAGTAACCAACATACCACCATTACAAACAGACTCTCTTAAATGTGGATTGAAGCTAAATGTAGTTATATCTGCTCCCGTTGAACCTATTTTTTGTCCATTATAAGTAGCTCCTAAAGCCTCACTTGCATCTTCGATTATTAAAATATTATATTTTTTTGCAATTTCATATAATCTATCAAGATCTGTCGGCTGACCACCAACATGATTTATTATGGCTCCTTTTAGCTTTTTTGATCTATTCTTTGATAAAATATCTTCTAATGCATCAAGATTTATATTAAAATCTTCACTATCAATATCAGCAAAAATTGGCTCTGCATCAAAATGTCTGACAACTTCTGGTACATTTGGAAAAGCATTTACTGAACAGATTATTTTATCTCCTCTTTTTAAATCAATAGCAGTCATGGAAAGATGAAGAGCTCCTGTACCGCTTGATGTTGATAATGCATACTCACTACCTACATATTTTGAAAAATCTTTTTCCAATTTTTCTATTTTAGATTCACCCTCTAAACTTAATACCTCTTTTATCTCCTCTAACTCTTGATTTCCTATATCAGGAATATAAAAAGGGATCTCTTTAGCCATTTTTTTCTCCTTTTTCTAAATCGTTATTATGATTATACTAAAATAAAGCTTAATTAGAACTTCTAAATTTAGTAAAAATTTTTAAACTAAAGAATTTCAACAAATAATTTTTTTCGATAACAAATTCATTTCATTACAACTAAATCCGGCAATTTTTCTAGCTTTTATATTTAAAAAACCTTTACTATGAATAGTTCCTGGATAAATTTTTTCTACAATTTCAAAATATTTTTCACTTATATTTTTAATATTTTCTTTTTCACAAGCAAATTTAAACCAATAATCTCCTTTTTTCACATGATCAATCTCTTCATTCAAAATTATTTCTAACGCATCAACCATTCTCTTTGCAAAATCATCATCAAAATTTTTAAGTTTTTCTATTATTTTAGGATTTGCATCAAGTCCATTTGCCTCAAGATATCTTGGAACCACTGCCATTCTCTCTATAAAATTCAAACTTTTTTTCCCAGCTTCAAAAAGTCCACTATGCACAGGAAAATCTCCATATTTATATCCGATCTCTTTTAAAAGATCATCAATCATTAAAAAATGTCTACACTCATCATTAGCAACTTCCAACCAATCATCATAAAAATTTTTTGGCAAATTTTTAAATCTATATGCAGCATCTAAAGCCAAATCTATAGCACTATATTCAATATGTGCTATAGCATGTAGCAGTATTGATCTTCCCTCTTTTTTATCTAATCTTCTTCTTTTTGGCACTTCTTTGGGATCAACTATTTTGCAATAATTGCTATATGAAGGTATCTCAAAAATTAAAGGAGTATAACTTTTTTCTTTTTCTATTTTATCCTCTATATACGCTTTATAAAATTTTTGAAATTTTTCTATCTTTTTATAAGGATTTGATGTTAAAATTATCTCTTCTAAACTTTTGAAATAATCCATAATAGCTCCTAAAGGATAATAATGAATCTAAAATATAGACCAATGGGCGATTATCAAACAAATTGTTATATTTTATCAATAAATGAAAATGAAATTATAATAGACCCTGGGATGGGTGCAACTCCCTGGATAGAAAAAAATGTAAAAAATCCTGTTGCAATATTGAATACTCATGGACATTTTGATCATGTATGGAGTAATGCAGAGTTAAAAAGAATATATAATATTCCAATATATATTCATAAAAAAGATGCATTTCTTTTAGAAATTGATCAGTTTAATTTAGGCATGCCAAAATCTCATGCAGATGTGTTAATCGATAATGAAGATATTATACAGATAAAAGATTTTAAATTTAGATTTTTACATTTTCCAGGACACACTCCTGGATGCTGTGTTATAGAGTTTGATGAGGCTTGGTTTAGTGGAGATTTTATTTTTAAAGGAAGTATAGGAAGAGTCGATCTGCCCTACTCCAATCCTCAAGATATGAAAAATTCACTTATAAAATTTAAAAATATCCCTTACGATAAGCCAGTATATCCGGGACATGGAGGTCCAACAACTATAAAAGAAGAGCAAAGATATGTTGATTATTGGCTAAAAGCTATTTAACTAAGAATATGTTTATCAAGAGAATAGGTTTTAAAAACACCTTCAAAAACTTTTACTTCATAAACTTTTCCTACAACTTCAACTTTTGATTTTTTCCCATCTCTTTCAATCAGATTAGCTTCAAAAATAACCTCTTCTCCAACTTTTACAGGAGCAGTAAATTTAACATCTGCTGCAACTAAAACAACATAAGGATCATTTACAGCAACCATAGCGGCATAATCAGCCGCACTAAATGTAAATCCTCCATGTACAAGCCCCTCTTCATCAGCTACCATCTCAGGAATTGTTTTTAGTAAAACTTTAGAATAATTATTCTTTAATTCAATAACTTTTCCACTAAATCTCTCATCTATTTTTTTATGTGTCTTAATATCCATCAAAAAATCTCCTCATATTTTTCTTCATCAAAGCCTACAACTACCTTGTCATTGTCAAACTCAATAACAGGTCTTTTTATTAAAAGATTTTCTTTACATAACCATTCAATTTTTCTATTTTCATCTAAATTTAACTCTTTTAGTTTTAACTGTCTATATTTTGTCCCTCTATTGTTAAAAAGAGTATTAATATCAACACTCTTTAACCACTCTTTTACCTTTTCACATCCAACTGGACTCTTTTTAAAATCTATAAATTCATAATCCATATTTTTATCATTTAAAAACTTTAAAGCCTTTTTTACACTTCCACAATTTTTTATCCCATAAACTTTCATACTAACTCCTTTAATATCTTAGGTAAATCTTTTATGCTATCTATCAAAATATCTGGTTTTCCTTTTAATAAATCACTCTCTTTATATTTTCCACTCTTTACCATAGCAGTTTTTATCCAGCAGGCTCTTGCTCCTAAAATATCGCTTTCAATATCATCTCCAATCATTAAAACCTCTTCTTTTTTTAAATTCATACTTTTTATGGCCAAATTAAAAAATTCACAATTTGGCTTACCCAAAACTTTAGCACTTTTAGAGCTTGCATACTCTAAACATTTTACAAATCCGCCTGCATCAAGGCTTAATCCATCACTATCTTTAAAGTATCTATTTATATTTGTAGCTAAAAACCCAGCTCCATTTTCAAGATATCTAAATCCTTGATTTAAAGCATCATATGTAAAATTTTTATATGCATCACAAACTAAAACATATTTTATCTCACTATCTAAATCATTAAAATACTCTTTTGCTTCATCAGTAGCTATTACAAAAGCATTTGCATTTTGTGATTTTAAAAATAGTTTTGCAGCACTTAAAGCTGTAAATATCTCATTTTCATTTATATCAAATCTCATATTGATTAACTTTTCATAAAGCTTTTTTGGAGGAATCCTACTTGTATTTGATAAAAACCTTACTTTATAGCTCTTTTTTAAATCATTCAAAGCCTCAATAGCTCCATCTATTACATTTTCACCTTCATACAAAACCCCTCCAATATCAAGTAAAATACCTTTTATCATCTCTCTTTCCTTAACTTTACATAGACTCTTTTTGGTGCAGGATATCCTTCAACTGTTAAATCTGGATTTTCCTTATCTAAAAAATTCTCCAAACTCTCTCCTAAAATCCACTCTGTTTTTCTTTGCTCTTCAAATGTGGTGGGCTTTTTAGCCAATATTTCAAAATATTCAAATCCAGCCTTTTTGCACCAATTTTGTAAAGCTTTGATAGTTGGTACAAAATGCACATTAGGAATTTTGGAATATGTTTTTTCTGGGCATAAAGCAATAGGCTCATCTCCTTCAATGTAAAATGTATCCAAAAAAACCTCTCCATTTTCATTTAATCCCTGTTTTAGCCATTTTAACATTGCAATAGGATCACTTCTATGATATAAAACACCAAGACAAAAAATAACATCAAACTTTTTACCATAAAATGGAAGATGCTCAACCCCTAATAGCTCATATTTAATATCACTTTTAATATAAAAATTTATAAAATCAAACTGTGTTTTAAAAAGTGGTGATGGATCAAACCCAACAATCTCTTTTGGGCTTTCTTCTAACATTCTAAACATATAATACCCATTATTGCATCCAATATCTGCTACACTTTTTTCTTTTAAATTAAAATGGGGTTTTAAAAGATTATATTTTATATAGCTTCTCCATTCACTATTTATAAATACTCCAAAAACATCAAAAGGTCCTTTTCTCCAAGGACGAAGTTCAAGTGCAAACTCTTTTATAAACAAAAACTGCTCTTTTGTTGCTTCACCTTTTATCTTTATAATATCTTTAAACTCTATTTCTATTACTTCTATATTTGGTAAATTTTTAAGTTTTTCTCTTAAAGGTGCGATATTTTTCCATTTTAACCAGCTTTGGCGCTCTTTTTTAATTTTCTCAATATCCACAGGAATCCTTTTATGATTGGTAATTAGTATATTGGTATATTGGTTATTGGATTAAAGGAGAACGTTAAAGACTGAAGAAAAAGGGTTTAGTGATAGAAAAACTCAGCATTCAAATCTCACACTTATATTTAACGCTAATATACTAATAACCAATACACCAATATACTACTTTCTCACTCACCTCACTCACCAATTACTAATGACTAATGACTTTTTTAACTGTTTGACAAATTTTTTTGCTAAACTATTTATTAAAAACTTAAGGGAAAAAATGTTCATCCATACTGCTCTTTATGCTGAAGCAAAACCAATTATAGAGTTTTTAAATTTAAAAAAAGTTGATGATCCTTTTTTTAATATATATAAAAATGAAGAGTACATTCTTATAGTTTCTGGAATAGGAAAAATTTTAACTGCAATATCCCTTTCTCATATTTTTACAAAATATAACAGTTTTTCAAATAAAGTTTTAAGTATAGGAATTGCAGGAGCAACTAAAAATTTACCAATTGCAAAACTTGTAAATGTAAACAAAATTATTGATAAAGATACCCAAGCAGTATATTTTCTAAATGATTTAAAAAATTTAAAAAACTCTTCTCTTACAACTTCATCAAGACCTCTGCATAATGCAAAAACTGATCTTGGAGATATGGAAGGAAGTGCAGTTTATAAAACTGCAAAAGTTTATAAAAAAGAGGCAATAATATTAAAAGTTGTATCAGACTATTTTGAGCCTGAGAATTTTGAAATAAAAACTGTATATGATTTAATATCAACTAATATCAATGATATACTCAATGTTTTAAGAAATTTTTAGTTATTATTTCAAAAAATTTTGAAAGGATATAATGACTCTTCAAAAAAGTGCTACAGTAGTTGCAAGTGCTGTTGCAACAATATTGGTAATTATTAAACTTGTTGTTGGAATTTTAAGTGGATCTGCTGCTGTTTTAGCAAGTGCAATAGATTCAATTCTTGACATTGCAGTTTCTATGTTTAACTATTTTGCACTCTCAAAAGCAGAAAAAGCACCAACTGAAAAATTTAACTATGGTCTTGGAAAGATAGAAGCTTTAGCAGCTGTCATTGAGGGAACAGTTATTACAATTTCTGGATTATTTATATTTTACAAAGGCTTGATTAATATCATAGAGCACAAAAAGATAGAATATTTAGATAGCTCCATTTTAGTAATGATAATATCAATTATATTAACAGGTGGACTTGTTATATTTTTAAACAGAGTTTATAAAAAAACTAAAAATATGGTAGTAAAATCTGATGCTTTGCATTATAAAACTGACCTTTTTTCAAATTCAGCGGTTTTAATTTCCTTAGCAATTATATATTTTACAAATTGGCATTTTATAGATGGAATTTTTGGTATGGCTATAGCACTTTATATTATAAAAGAGGCATATGAGCTTATAAAAGAGGGAACCTTAATGCTCCTTGATGTATCTTTAGAAGAAGAAATTGTTGAAAAAATAAAAGATGTTATAACAAATCAGCCAGAGGTCACAGGTTACCATTATTTAAAAACAAGAAAATCTGGAAGTGATAATTTTGTAGATGTTCATATTGTTTTTACTCCTGATATTTCTCTTTTAGCAGCACATCGTGTTTCTGATAGAATTGAAGAGGAGATAAAAAAGATTGATCCAAATGCAAGATGGCATTTTACAATACATTTAGATCCATATGATGATTTTGAGATGCATGAGCATTAGTCGATAGTCAATAGTCCATAAAAAAGCTAAAAAATAATTGTAAATTCGCTCGCTTTGCTTTCTTGATTTGCTTCAATGTAAACCAGCTGCTCGATGTTCGCCACAAAATTCCTTGAATTTTGGACTCACATATACTCGCAGCTTTTCGCAAAGACACGGAGGATAAGCAGTTATCCTCCTAAAAGCCTTCGGCTTTTGTCTTTGCTCATCTTGCAAATTCTATAGCTCTATTTTCTCTAATAACATTTACTTTTATTTCACCAGGATATTGAACAGAATTTTCTATCTCTTTTGCTATCTCTTTAGAAAGTAAAACTGCTTCATCATCATTGATAAGTTCAGCATTAACTATAACTCTTACTTCTCTTCCTGCATTTATAGCATAAGCTTTTTTAACTCCTCTTTTGCTTAAAGCTATCTCTTCTATTGCTTGGACTCTTTTTAAGAAAGCTTCTAATACCTCTCTTCTAGCCCCAGGTCTTGCAGCACTTAGAGTATCAGCAGCACAAACTGCTGCAGCTTCTACAGTTTTTGGCTCTTCATGACCATGGTGTGCATATATCGCATTAATTACAACTTCATTCTCTTTATATCTTTTACAAATTTCTGCTCCCAAATCAACATGACTTCCTGCATACTCATGGGTTAAAGCTTTTCCTATATCATGTAAAAGTCCAGCCCTTTTTGCTAAAACTTCATCACCACCCATTTCAGCAGCCATAATTCCAGCGAGATATGCAACTTCTAATGAATGTCCAAGTGCATTTTGTCCATAACTTGCTCTAAATTTCAATCTTCCAATGAGTTTCAATATTTCTGGATGAACTTGTCCAATTCCAAGATCAATAACAATATTTTCACCCTCTTCTAATAGTTTTTGGTCAAACTCATTTTTAACTTTTTCATAAATCTCTTCTATGCGTGCTGGCTGAATTCTTCCATCCTCTACTAAAAGCTCTATAACTTTAGTAGCTATTGCTCTTCTATATAGATTAAATGAACTTAAAATTATTGCATTTGGGGTATCATCTATTATGATATCTACTCCTAAAAGCATCTCAAGAGTTTTAATATTTCTACCCTCTTTACCAATAATTCTTCCTTTTAAATCATCACTTGGTAAATTTACAACATTTATAAGTCTTTCAGCCGCAAATTCTCCAGCATATCTTGTTGTTGCTTGAGCTAAAATATAGTTTGCTTTTCTTTTTGCCTCTCTCTTTGCCTCTTCTTCATATTTTCTAACAATATGTGCAATATCCGCACGTGATTCCTCTTCAGCTTTTTTAAGAATTAGCTCTTTTGCTTCTTCCAAAGTTAAACCTGCATGCTCTTCAAGGATTTTTATCGTTTCTGCTAATTTTTTCTTATATTCTTCTTCTAATCTTTTTGCCTCTTCTTTTAGATTTAAAGCCTCTTCTCTTTCAGCTTTAATCTCTTGTCTCTCTAAAGTAATATGCTTTAATTCATCCTTAAACATCTGTTTTAGAGCTTCTTCTTTCTCCATAAGCTCTTTAAAACGTTTATCATACTCATTTTGAAGTTTTTCAACTTTATCTTCATACTCTTTTTTTACTGCAAGTTCAGCCTCTTGAACTTTCATTTTTGCATTTTGTAATACAATCTCAGCCTCATGCTCTATAGCTTTAGCTTTTGCACGTGCTTGCTCTTCGTAAAGTTCAAATTTACTTTTTTCTACTTTTTTTGCTATTAAATATCCTGCAGCGCCACTTATTATAGCGGCAGAACTTCCTACCAATATCTCTACCCACATCCGATTCCCCTCTTATAATTATTTCTTTCGGGGTAATATATAAATCTCCTAAAACATCATAACTATCTGTAATTTTAGAATATGTTAAGCATCTTTTTAATTCTACAAATATTATCAATGGTCTATATGATAGATTTGCAAAGAATCTATCATACATCCCTTTTCCAAATCCTACTCTTCTAAAGTCCCTGTCTACCCCGATAACAGGAACTATAGCAATATCAAGTTTTGATAATTTATAAAAAGAGTTCGCAGGCTCTTTTATATTAAATTTTTTGGTTTTTAGAGGCAATCTGTATTTTACCATTTTAAAACTTTTGCCTTCCATAAATGGAAGAAATAGATTTTTGTTTTTTCTATATTTTTTAAAAAGTACTCTTATATCTGGCTCATGTATCATCGGCATATAAAAAAGTATATTTTTTACATTAGTTGAAATAATAATATCTTCTATAATTTGATTAATTTTCTTACTAAATACTCTTCTTTCATATGATGTAATTAAATTTAGTTTTTTTAAACAAAAATTTCTAAATTCACTCTTATTATTAAAAACAGCCATTTTTTAACCTTAATAATATATAATTACAATATTTTATCAAAAGGAATATAATGAGATATATAAAATCTGTTTTTACTATTTTTTTAGCTGTTTTTTTATTAACAGGATGCTCTAAAGAGAGCCAAAAAATCAAAAAAGCAGAACAATCACAACAGCAATCTAATGAAAAGAAAAAATTTGAACTTGAGTTACAGGATATAAATGGTTCAAAAATATCTATAAAAGTTAATGAAAATGGTATAAAAATTGAAAATTTAGATAATAAAATTGTAATGCTTGATTTTTTTGCCACATGGTGTCCACCATGTAAAGCAGAAATTCCTCATCTTGTAAATATACAAAATAGATTTGGTGATAAGATAAAAATAATAGGAATTTTATTAGAAAAAGATAAAAATATTGGCGAGTTAAAAAGATTTATTCAAGAGTTTAAAATAAACTATTTTGTTTCTAATTCAAAAGACAATTTTGAAATAGCTAAAATCATTTATGCTGCAGTGCAAGCTCCAAGGAATATGCCTATACCATTGATGGTAATATTTAAAGATGGAAAATATAAAACTCACTATTTAGGTGCTGTACCTGAAGAGATGATAGTTAGTGATATAAAAAATATTT
Coding sequences:
- a CDS encoding DegT/DnrJ/EryC1/StrS family aminotransferase; this encodes MAKEIPFYIPDIGNQELEEIKEVLSLEGESKIEKLEKDFSKYVGSEYALSTSSGTGALHLSMTAIDLKRGDKIICSVNAFPNVPEVVRHFDAEPIFADIDSEDFNINLDALEDILSKNRSKKLKGAIINHVGGQPTDLDRLYEIAKKYNILIIEDASEALGATYNGQKIGSTGADITTFSFNPHLRESVCNGGMLVTDNDELEERAKLLRNHAIVSGKWNKDGSLGYIYDVVDIGLKYDMSELEAAFNHAQLKKVDKHIKRRQEIAKIYDKELEGTPHISLPIKKREHTYQLYIIKIDKNRDSFARELVKRGVYVGLHYIPLHLLSYYKQKYNLRVNDFPNALRNYQQILSIPIHAKMSDDDVYYVIEQIKEVAKTRV
- a CDS encoding ferritin-like domain-containing protein codes for the protein MDYFKSLEEIILTSNPYKKIEKFQKFYKAYIEDKIEKEKSYTPLIFEIPSYSNYCKIVDPKEVPKRRRLDKKEGRSILLHAIAHIEYSAIDLALDAAYRFKNLPKNFYDDWLEVANDECRHFLMIDDLLKEIGYKYGDFPVHSGLFEAGKKSLNFIERMAVVPRYLEANGLDANPKIIEKLKNFDDDFAKRMVDALEIILNEEIDHVKKGDYWFKFACEKENIKNISEKYFEIVEKIYPGTIHSKGFLNIKARKIAGFSCNEMNLLSKKIIC
- a CDS encoding MBL fold metallo-hydrolase, whose translation is MNLKYRPMGDYQTNCYILSINENEIIIDPGMGATPWIEKNVKNPVAILNTHGHFDHVWSNAELKRIYNIPIYIHKKDAFLLEIDQFNLGMPKSHADVLIDNEDIIQIKDFKFRFLHFPGHTPGCCVIEFDEAWFSGDFIFKGSIGRVDLPYSNPQDMKNSLIKFKNIPYDKPVYPGHGGPTTIKEEQRYVDYWLKAI
- a CDS encoding hotdog domain-containing protein, whose protein sequence is MDIKTHKKIDERFSGKVIELKNNYSKVLLKTIPEMVADEEGLVHGGFTFSAADYAAMVAVNDPYVVLVAADVKFTAPVKVGEEVIFEANLIERDGKKSKVEVVGKVYEVKVFEGVFKTYSLDKHILS
- a CDS encoding arsenate reductase family protein, whose translation is MKVYGIKNCGSVKKALKFLNDKNMDYEFIDFKKSPVGCEKVKEWLKSVDINTLFNNRGTKYRQLKLKELNLDENRKIEWLCKENLLIKRPVIEFDNDKVVVGFDEEKYEEIF
- a CDS encoding TIGR01458 family HAD-type hydrolase; protein product: MIKGILLDIGGVLYEGENVIDGAIEALNDLKKSYKVRFLSNTSRIPPKKLYEKLINMRFDINENEIFTALSAAKLFLKSQNANAFVIATDEAKEYFNDLDSEIKYVLVCDAYKNFTYDALNQGFRYLENGAGFLATNINRYFKDSDGLSLDAGGFVKCLEYASSKSAKVLGKPNCEFFNLAIKSMNLKKEEVLMIGDDIESDILGARACWIKTAMVKSGKYKESDLLKGKPDILIDSIKDLPKILKELV
- the cmoB gene encoding tRNA 5-methoxyuridine(34)/uridine 5-oxyacetic acid(34) synthase CmoB, which translates into the protein MDIEKIKKERQSWLKWKNIAPLREKLKNLPNIEVIEIEFKDIIKIKGEATKEQFLFIKEFALELRPWRKGPFDVFGVFINSEWRSYIKYNLLKPHFNLKEKSVADIGCNNGYYMFRMLEESPKEIVGFDPSPLFKTQFDFINFYIKSDIKYELLGVEHLPFYGKKFDVIFCLGVLYHRSDPIAMLKWLKQGLNENGEVFLDTFYIEGDEPIALCPEKTYSKIPNVHFVPTIKALQNWCKKAGFEYFEILAKKPTTFEEQRKTEWILGESLENFLDKENPDLTVEGYPAPKRVYVKLRKER
- a CDS encoding cation diffusion facilitator family transporter, with protein sequence MTLQKSATVVASAVATILVIIKLVVGILSGSAAVLASAIDSILDIAVSMFNYFALSKAEKAPTEKFNYGLGKIEALAAVIEGTVITISGLFIFYKGLINIIEHKKIEYLDSSILVMIISIILTGGLVIFLNRVYKKTKNMVVKSDALHYKTDLFSNSAVLISLAIIYFTNWHFIDGIFGMAIALYIIKEAYELIKEGTLMLLDVSLEEEIVEKIKDVITNQPEVTGYHYLKTRKSGSDNFVDVHIVFTPDISLLAAHRVSDRIEEEIKKIDPNARWHFTIHLDPYDDFEMHEH
- the rny gene encoding ribonuclease Y: MWVEILVGSSAAIISGAAGYLIAKKVEKSKFELYEEQARAKAKAIEHEAEIVLQNAKMKVQEAELAVKKEYEDKVEKLQNEYDKRFKELMEKEEALKQMFKDELKHITLERQEIKAEREEALNLKEEAKRLEEEYKKKLAETIKILEEHAGLTLEEAKELILKKAEEESRADIAHIVRKYEEEAKREAKRKANYILAQATTRYAGEFAAERLINVVNLPSDDLKGRIIGKEGRNIKTLEMLLGVDIIIDDTPNAIILSSFNLYRRAIATKVIELLVEDGRIQPARIEEIYEKVKNEFDQKLLEEGENIVIDLGIGQVHPEILKLIGRLKFRASYGQNALGHSLEVAYLAGIMAAEMGGDEVLAKRAGLLHDIGKALTHEYAGSHVDLGAEICKRYKENEVVINAIYAHHGHEEPKTVEAAAVCAADTLSAARPGARREVLEAFLKRVQAIEEIALSKRGVKKAYAINAGREVRVIVNAELINDDEAVLLSKEIAKEIENSVQYPGEIKVNVIRENRAIEFAR
- a CDS encoding 5-formyltetrahydrofolate cyclo-ligase; the protein is MAVFNNKSEFRNFCLKKLNLITSYERRVFSKKINQIIEDIIISTNVKNILFYMPMIHEPDIRVLFKKYRKNKNLFLPFMEGKSFKMVKYRLPLKTKKFNIKEPANSFYKLSKLDIAIVPVIGVDRDFRRVGFGKGMYDRFFANLSYRPLIIFVELKRCLTYSKITDSYDVLGDLYITPKEIIIRGESDVGRDIGRKFCRYNKWRCRIFNSKKSRKK
- a CDS encoding TlpA family protein disulfide reductase: MRYIKSVFTIFLAVFLLTGCSKESQKIKKAEQSQQQSNEKKKFELELQDINGSKISIKVNENGIKIENLDNKIVMLDFFATWCPPCKAEIPHLVNIQNRFGDKIKIIGILLEKDKNIGELKRFIQEFKINYFVSNSKDNFEIAKIIYAAVQAPRNMPIPLMVIFKDGKYKTHYLGAVPEEMIVSDIKNILGE